The proteins below are encoded in one region of Limnochorda pilosa:
- a CDS encoding ABC-ATPase domain-containing protein: protein MEPTRILPTQADLRRELARIDGRGYPAYKEITGRYAFDGFTLAIDHVQGDPFAAPSRLRILRAPAAMGLPEWAHATPARRVATADWLARRFAAALDAGARGGRRGSGKSGLIAIDRPGQEILARSAAVVSPRMVELRFVAGLPAGGRRILGREAIDLLCEQIPALVEHALTLERPELVGRGPREGNLWSLEAQIHAVEDQQALRAALAERSLVAFVADGAILPRESGVSDRPLRGPHVLAFEAPDSLAVTLETPHSGPVRGLGIPRGVTLIVGGGYHGKSTLLRALSRGVYDHVPGDGRERVVTDATAVKIRAEDGRRIEQVDISPFIRGLPFDADTRRFCTDEASGSTSQAANIVEALELGARLLLIDEDTSATNFMIRDRRMQALVSKDREPITPFVDRVRALFQELGVSSVIVVGGAGDYLDVADTVIHMDRYRALDATERAREVARTFPTGRLQEESQGFPRPEPRIPLAQGLDPRAQRGRVKVRARETDEIRFGWESIDLQAVEQIVDPSQTRAIGALLSRLGGRYLDGRTPLREGLEQAFRELEEKGLDVLSPFGSPVGDLAMPRLLEVGAAVNRLRSLRVRGTDGPR, encoded by the coding sequence GTGGAACCGACGCGCATCCTTCCCACCCAGGCCGACCTCCGGCGGGAGCTGGCCCGCATCGACGGGCGGGGCTACCCGGCCTACAAGGAGATCACCGGCCGCTACGCCTTCGACGGCTTCACCCTGGCCATCGACCACGTTCAGGGGGACCCCTTCGCCGCGCCCTCGCGCCTGCGCATCCTGCGGGCGCCCGCGGCCATGGGCCTCCCCGAGTGGGCACATGCGACACCTGCCCGCCGCGTCGCCACCGCCGACTGGCTGGCCCGCCGCTTCGCCGCGGCCCTGGACGCCGGCGCCCGGGGCGGCCGCCGGGGCAGCGGCAAGAGCGGCCTCATCGCCATCGACCGCCCGGGCCAGGAGATCCTCGCCCGCAGCGCGGCGGTGGTCTCGCCTCGGATGGTGGAGCTCCGCTTCGTCGCCGGGCTGCCCGCAGGCGGCCGGCGCATCCTGGGGCGTGAGGCCATCGACCTCCTCTGTGAGCAGATCCCGGCGCTGGTGGAGCACGCGCTCACCCTGGAGCGCCCGGAGCTCGTGGGGCGGGGTCCCCGCGAGGGAAACCTGTGGAGCCTGGAAGCTCAGATTCACGCGGTGGAAGACCAGCAGGCCCTCCGGGCGGCTCTGGCCGAGCGGAGCCTGGTCGCCTTCGTGGCCGACGGGGCCATCCTCCCCCGGGAGAGCGGCGTGAGCGACCGGCCCCTCCGGGGACCGCACGTGCTCGCCTTCGAGGCGCCGGACTCGCTGGCGGTCACCCTGGAGACGCCCCACAGCGGGCCGGTGCGGGGCCTGGGGATCCCCCGGGGCGTCACCCTCATCGTAGGCGGCGGCTACCACGGCAAGTCCACCCTGCTGCGGGCGCTCAGCCGGGGGGTCTACGACCACGTGCCGGGCGACGGGCGCGAGCGGGTGGTGACCGACGCCACCGCCGTCAAGATCCGGGCCGAGGACGGCCGGCGGATCGAGCAGGTGGACATCAGCCCCTTCATCCGCGGCCTGCCCTTCGACGCCGACACCCGCCGGTTCTGCACCGACGAGGCCTCGGGCAGCACCTCCCAGGCCGCCAACATCGTCGAGGCGCTCGAGCTGGGGGCGCGCCTGCTCCTCATCGACGAGGACACCAGCGCGACCAACTTCATGATTCGCGACCGGCGGATGCAGGCGCTGGTGAGCAAGGATCGGGAGCCCATCACCCCCTTCGTGGACCGGGTGCGCGCCCTCTTCCAGGAGCTGGGGGTCTCATCGGTCATCGTCGTGGGCGGCGCCGGCGACTACCTGGACGTGGCCGACACGGTGATCCACATGGACCGCTACCGGGCGCTGGATGCCACCGAGCGGGCTCGGGAGGTGGCCCGGACCTTCCCCACCGGCCGGCTCCAGGAGGAGAGCCAGGGCTTCCCCCGGCCCGAGCCCCGCATCCCCCTGGCCCAGGGCCTGGATCCCCGCGCCCAGAGGGGCAGGGTGAAGGTCCGGGCCCGCGAGACCGACGAGATCCGCTTCGGCTGGGAGTCCATCGACCTCCAGGCGGTGGAGCAGATCGTGGACCCGTCCCAGACCCGGGCCATCGGCGCGCTCCTCTCCCGCCTGGGGGGCCGGTACCTGGACGGGCGCACGCCGCTCCGGGAGGGCCTGGAGCAAGCCTTTCGGGAACTGGAAGAGAAGGGACTGGACGTGCTCTCGCCCTTCGGTTCGCCCGTGGGGGACCTGGCCATGCCCCGGCTGCTGGAGGTGGGGGCAGCCGTGAACCGGCTACGCTCGCTGCGGGTGCGGGGGACCGATGGGCCGCGCTGA
- a CDS encoding UvrD-helicase domain-containing protein, with product MSDGTVTGAAGVAPILPDQAARTRIVEDLDTCFLVEAGAGSGKTHSLVSRMVSLIASGRAQTEGLAAITFTRKAAAELRERFQIRLEQAASSEPDPGRRARLQAGVATLDRAFLGTIHAFCARLLRERPVEAGLDPAFQEIDEEEDGRWARAAWEAYLERVRRDAPERLEALRDLGVEPRELFGLFLTLHGYPDVEPVVADAPRPDVGLVRQELLAYVSRARARLPRSEPAKGWDALQKRIRRISQEAGHLPPGDDVALIRLLETFDVHPRPTLNRWADPDTAREALAAFESFRDGTALPTLRAWRGHVHGPAVAFVRPAVELAARMREQAGVANFQDLLLRAARLLRDDADVRRSLAGRYTHVLVDEFQDTDPIQAEVLFLLTGEPLHETDWHHLTPRPGSLFVVGDPKQSIYRFRRADIEVYHQVKQRLLRGGGEVLHLTANFRSVEPLIAWVNRVFAGPFPDQADRYQAAYVPLTPVRAASPGTPALAAVPVPPVPHHTRADVAREDAARVASWIAWACGGGLELERSPEERARGVDGRARPGDFLVLHRDRAYLLAYAEALEARGIPAEVTGAKGYAGAWEVAAFLDLLGLLADPSDPVKLLAVLRGPLFGLNDGALYRLGRALDQGWTRWLEAQVDGLPDPGKTALGTLRAWHAWTESLPTQAALEQILDATGLLPWTAVAPAGAARAGNLVKLAEVARAVGSGLSFPGMVEALRHVVETQELEAGSLFPGRPQAVRVMNLHRAKGLEAPVVVLAHPVGATEHEPSFHIRREWGGARGRFVVRAPSPGSGNGWGTPRVLAIPPRWDEAAAEEARYQQAEETRLLYVAATRARQLLVVSRYLGKPELSPWHPLEEGGALDGVPELQVPEGAAPAGAAPSPEQVEVAPEIVEAALRRTEEALAWARRPSSLHVAAGELAALAAGSPPDGTGIREVEAEAAAAAEVEAGPMDTEGAGPEPRGLAWGEAAHRLLELVVVAACRRVRGGGGGRGSGREAAPLEPMEPGELRGLARHTAREAGLEPQEGVEPEELLARWMEAFLRSSLWCRLLAADQVEVEVPLALALTAGELARLEPQAGLRVTEGIGEATPVVVQGQADLLFREDEAWVLVDYKTDRAPRAGEEGLAALAARYGPQVRAYAEAWRRATGQPVRERWLYLVRYGRAVAVP from the coding sequence ATGAGTGACGGGACGGTGACGGGAGCCGCCGGGGTTGCGCCGATCCTTCCGGACCAGGCCGCCCGCACGCGGATCGTGGAGGACCTGGATACCTGCTTCCTGGTGGAGGCCGGGGCCGGATCGGGCAAGACCCACAGCCTGGTCTCCCGCATGGTGAGCCTCATCGCCTCGGGCCGGGCGCAAACCGAGGGGCTGGCGGCCATCACCTTCACCCGCAAGGCCGCGGCCGAGCTGCGCGAGCGCTTCCAGATCCGGCTGGAGCAGGCGGCCTCCTCCGAGCCGGACCCCGGCCGCCGCGCCCGCCTGCAGGCCGGGGTGGCCACCCTGGACCGGGCGTTCCTGGGCACCATCCACGCCTTCTGCGCCCGCCTGTTGCGGGAGCGGCCCGTGGAGGCGGGCCTGGACCCGGCCTTCCAGGAGATCGACGAGGAGGAGGACGGGCGCTGGGCCCGGGCCGCCTGGGAGGCGTACCTGGAGCGGGTGCGCCGGGACGCGCCCGAGCGCCTGGAGGCGCTGCGCGACCTGGGGGTGGAGCCCCGGGAGCTCTTCGGGCTCTTCCTCACCCTCCACGGCTACCCTGACGTGGAGCCCGTGGTGGCCGACGCGCCCCGCCCGGACGTGGGGCTCGTGCGGCAGGAGCTGCTCGCGTACGTGAGCCGGGCGCGGGCCCGGCTGCCCCGCTCCGAGCCCGCCAAAGGCTGGGACGCTCTGCAGAAGCGGATCCGGCGCATCAGCCAGGAGGCCGGCCACCTGCCGCCCGGGGACGACGTCGCGTTGATCCGGCTGCTGGAGACGTTCGACGTCCATCCCAGACCCACCCTCAACCGCTGGGCGGACCCCGACACCGCCCGCGAGGCGCTGGCCGCGTTCGAATCCTTCCGGGACGGCACGGCGCTCCCCACCCTCAGGGCCTGGCGGGGGCACGTGCACGGGCCGGCGGTGGCTTTCGTCCGCCCGGCGGTGGAGCTGGCCGCCCGCATGCGCGAGCAGGCCGGCGTGGCCAACTTCCAGGACCTGCTCCTGCGGGCGGCCCGGCTCTTGCGGGACGATGCCGACGTGCGGCGGAGCCTGGCCGGGCGGTACACCCACGTGCTGGTGGACGAGTTCCAGGACACGGACCCGATCCAGGCCGAGGTCCTCTTCCTCCTGACGGGGGAGCCGCTCCACGAGACGGACTGGCACCACCTGACCCCCAGGCCGGGCTCGCTCTTCGTGGTGGGCGACCCCAAGCAGTCCATCTACCGCTTCCGCCGGGCGGACATCGAGGTCTACCACCAGGTGAAGCAACGGCTCCTCAGGGGCGGCGGGGAGGTTCTCCACCTGACGGCCAACTTCCGGTCGGTGGAGCCGCTCATCGCGTGGGTGAACCGGGTCTTCGCGGGACCCTTCCCCGACCAGGCCGATCGGTACCAGGCGGCATACGTGCCCCTGACCCCCGTGCGGGCTGCCTCCCCCGGGACCCCTGCCCTGGCGGCGGTCCCGGTGCCGCCGGTGCCGCACCACACGCGGGCGGACGTGGCCCGAGAGGACGCGGCACGGGTCGCGTCCTGGATCGCCTGGGCGTGCGGCGGCGGCCTGGAGCTCGAGCGAAGCCCCGAGGAGCGGGCCCGGGGGGTGGACGGGCGGGCCCGGCCGGGGGACTTCCTGGTGCTCCACCGGGACCGGGCGTACCTCCTGGCCTACGCGGAAGCTCTGGAGGCCCGCGGCATCCCTGCGGAAGTGACGGGCGCCAAGGGGTACGCCGGAGCCTGGGAGGTGGCGGCCTTCCTGGACCTGCTGGGCCTGCTCGCCGACCCCTCCGACCCCGTGAAGCTCCTGGCCGTCTTGCGGGGGCCGCTCTTCGGCCTGAACGACGGCGCGCTCTACCGGTTGGGGCGGGCCCTGGACCAGGGCTGGACGCGCTGGCTCGAGGCCCAGGTGGACGGGCTTCCGGACCCGGGCAAGACCGCCCTCGGCACGCTCCGAGCATGGCATGCCTGGACCGAGAGCCTGCCCACCCAGGCGGCCCTGGAGCAGATCCTGGATGCGACGGGGCTGCTCCCCTGGACCGCGGTCGCACCCGCCGGCGCCGCCCGGGCGGGCAACCTGGTGAAGCTGGCGGAGGTGGCACGGGCGGTCGGCTCAGGCCTCTCCTTCCCCGGCATGGTGGAGGCCCTGCGGCATGTGGTGGAGACGCAGGAGCTAGAGGCGGGAAGCCTCTTTCCGGGACGCCCCCAGGCGGTGCGGGTGATGAACCTCCACCGGGCCAAGGGGCTGGAGGCGCCGGTGGTGGTCCTGGCCCACCCGGTGGGGGCCACGGAGCACGAGCCCTCTTTCCACATCCGGCGGGAATGGGGCGGGGCCAGGGGCCGCTTCGTGGTGCGGGCCCCCTCCCCGGGGTCCGGGAACGGGTGGGGCACGCCCCGGGTGCTGGCGATCCCCCCGAGGTGGGACGAGGCCGCCGCCGAGGAGGCCCGCTACCAGCAGGCCGAGGAGACCCGCCTCCTGTACGTGGCCGCCACCCGGGCCCGCCAGCTGCTGGTGGTGAGCCGGTACCTGGGCAAGCCCGAGCTCAGCCCCTGGCACCCCCTGGAGGAGGGCGGCGCCCTGGATGGCGTCCCCGAGCTCCAGGTGCCGGAGGGTGCGGCCCCTGCGGGCGCGGCGCCCTCGCCCGAGCAGGTGGAGGTGGCGCCCGAAATCGTCGAGGCCGCGCTCCGGCGGACGGAAGAGGCGCTGGCCTGGGCCCGGCGGCCCAGCTCCCTCCATGTGGCGGCGGGCGAGCTGGCCGCGCTGGCGGCAGGCTCGCCGCCCGACGGCACCGGGATCCGAGAGGTCGAGGCCGAGGCTGCCGCTGCTGCCGAGGTGGAGGCAGGCCCGATGGACACGGAGGGGGCGGGGCCGGAGCCGAGGGGCCTCGCTTGGGGAGAGGCAGCACACCGGCTCCTGGAGCTCGTGGTGGTGGCGGCGTGCCGGCGGGTGAGGGGCGGAGGCGGCGGGCGCGGCTCTGGCCGGGAGGCCGCCCCCCTCGAACCCATGGAGCCGGGCGAGCTTCGGGGCCTGGCTCGCCACACGGCCCGGGAGGCGGGGCTCGAACCGCAGGAAGGCGTCGAACCCGAAGAGCTCCTGGCCCGCTGGATGGAGGCCTTCCTCCGCTCCTCCCTCTGGTGCCGGCTGCTCGCGGCAGACCAGGTGGAGGTGGAGGTTCCGCTAGCGCTGGCCCTGACCGCAGGCGAGCTGGCCCGCCTGGAGCCCCAGGCGGGGCTCCGGGTGACGGAAGGGATCGGGGAGGCCACGCCCGTGGTGGTGCAGGGGCAGGCGGACCTCCTCTTCCGCGAGGACGAGGCGTGGGTGCTGGTGGACTACAAGACCGACCGGGCACCCCGGGCGGGCGAGGAAGGGCTCGCCGCGCTGGCCGCCCGCTACGGCCCTCAGGTGCGGGCGTACGCCGAGGCGTGGAGGCGGGCCACGGGCCAGCCGGTGAGGGAGCGGTGGCTCTACCTGGTGCGGTACGGCCGGGCGGTGGCGGTACCGTGA
- a CDS encoding molybdopterin-containing oxidoreductase family protein, giving the protein MPATRLHTVCPHDCPDTCAMLAMVQDGRLVRVAGDPEDPFTRGFLCAKVNRYPERVHSPERLLQPLRRKGPKGSGAWEPVSWDEALDEIVTRWRAIQAEWGSEALVGYAYSGHMGQVSRGLPRALFHALGASQVQLSTVCDTAAEAGWAAAYGDVSPLDPEDAARSDLVVAWGADVATTNVHLLPFIDDARRQGARLVAIAPIPNRTARRADWFLPVRVGTDAALALGVAHVLFRDGLADLDYLRRDATGWEAWAEQVAARYTPEWAAAETGLTAGQVERLARELAAARAPFIRIGPALARHRTGGRAVLAVALLAALLGAWERPGAGAFLETAHAFGLDYDALRRPDLLPRPTRVINHARLGAALTELQDPPVMALLVMANNPAVTCPDAGRVRQGLLREDIFAVVHDTFMTDTAALADLVLPATTAMETEDFFRSYGHLYLRHARPVLSPQGEARSNAWVIQELAARLGLTDPVFTRSVPDHLRAVAGEETAEALLRGRRVKASPTGGPGRWGTPSGRVDFTRAPEYVPDLPPGQVPPYPLRLLSTPDTFQSHTGFEGVETLRRRAGASRVVVNPQEAAGRGLKPGDEVELYNDRGHAGLHLEVSDDVPPGLAVVAGQRSARFFLSGGPLNVLTSSELTDMGEGATYQSTWVEVRRKVW; this is encoded by the coding sequence ATGCCGGCGACCCGGCTGCACACCGTCTGCCCGCACGACTGCCCGGACACCTGCGCCATGCTGGCCATGGTCCAGGATGGCCGGCTGGTGCGCGTGGCGGGTGATCCGGAGGATCCTTTCACCCGGGGCTTCCTTTGTGCCAAGGTGAACCGCTACCCGGAGCGGGTGCACTCGCCCGAGCGGCTCCTCCAGCCCTTGCGGCGGAAGGGTCCCAAGGGCTCCGGCGCATGGGAGCCCGTCTCGTGGGACGAGGCCCTGGACGAGATCGTCACGCGCTGGCGGGCCATCCAGGCCGAGTGGGGCTCCGAGGCCCTGGTGGGCTACGCTTACAGCGGCCACATGGGCCAGGTGAGCCGGGGCCTGCCCCGGGCGCTCTTCCACGCCCTGGGCGCCTCCCAGGTCCAGCTCAGCACCGTCTGCGACACCGCGGCCGAGGCGGGCTGGGCGGCAGCCTACGGCGACGTGTCGCCCCTGGATCCGGAGGATGCGGCCCGCTCGGACCTGGTCGTCGCCTGGGGCGCGGACGTGGCCACCACCAACGTGCACCTGCTGCCCTTCATCGACGACGCCCGCCGCCAGGGGGCGCGCCTGGTGGCCATCGCGCCCATCCCCAACCGCACGGCCCGCCGGGCCGACTGGTTCCTCCCCGTCCGGGTGGGCACCGACGCCGCCCTGGCCCTGGGCGTCGCCCACGTCCTCTTCAGGGACGGCCTCGCCGACCTCGACTACCTCCGGCGCGACGCGACGGGCTGGGAGGCCTGGGCCGAGCAGGTGGCCGCCCGGTACACGCCCGAGTGGGCCGCGGCGGAGACCGGCCTCACCGCCGGCCAGGTGGAGCGCCTGGCCCGGGAGCTGGCCGCAGCCCGGGCGCCCTTCATCCGAATCGGACCCGCCCTCGCCCGGCACCGGACCGGCGGGCGGGCCGTCCTGGCCGTGGCCCTCCTGGCCGCGCTCCTGGGAGCCTGGGAGAGGCCCGGCGCGGGCGCCTTCCTGGAGACCGCCCACGCGTTCGGTCTGGACTACGACGCCCTCCGGCGGCCAGACCTGCTGCCCCGGCCCACCCGGGTGATCAACCATGCGCGCCTGGGGGCGGCCCTCACCGAGCTCCAGGATCCTCCGGTGATGGCGCTGTTGGTCATGGCCAACAACCCGGCGGTCACCTGCCCCGACGCGGGCCGGGTGCGCCAGGGCCTCCTGCGGGAGGACATCTTCGCCGTGGTGCACGACACTTTCATGACCGACACGGCCGCCCTGGCGGACCTGGTGCTGCCTGCCACCACCGCCATGGAGACCGAGGACTTCTTCCGGAGCTACGGCCACCTCTACCTGCGCCACGCCCGGCCCGTCCTGTCGCCCCAGGGCGAGGCCCGCTCCAACGCGTGGGTGATCCAGGAGCTCGCGGCGCGCCTGGGGCTCACCGACCCGGTCTTCACCCGGAGCGTCCCGGACCACCTCCGGGCGGTGGCGGGGGAGGAGACGGCGGAGGCACTGCTCCGGGGCAGGCGGGTGAAGGCCTCGCCCACCGGCGGGCCCGGACGCTGGGGCACGCCGTCGGGCCGGGTCGATTTCACCCGGGCACCCGAGTACGTGCCCGACCTGCCGCCCGGTCAGGTCCCTCCGTACCCGCTCCGCCTCCTCTCCACGCCGGACACCTTCCAGTCGCACACGGGTTTCGAAGGGGTGGAGACCCTCCGGCGCCGGGCCGGAGCGTCGCGGGTGGTGGTGAACCCGCAGGAGGCCGCAGGCCGGGGGCTGAAGCCCGGGGACGAGGTGGAGCTCTACAACGACCGGGGGCACGCGGGTCTCCACCTGGAGGTGAGCGACGACGTCCCCCCCGGCCTGGCGGTGGTGGCCGGCCAGCGATCGGCTCGCTTCTTCCTTTCGGGCGGCCCGCTGAACGTGCTCACCTCGAGCGAGCTGACCGACATGGGCGAGGGCGCCACGTACCAGAGCACGTGGGTGGAGGTCCGTCGGAAGGTGTGGTAA
- a CDS encoding M3 family oligoendopeptidase: MTTPPAESSLEHHLKGGACPLPAYQPTWDLDVFFPGGSRSEGFAAFLERLAADLEDLAGPVEALSRPGGGGAQAGDPRSEGRAHGSDAAAARPAGRDAWVQVLDALQDAASRLRQAFAFVSCLTAQDVHDEPARLLRGRLTQMDATYDRLLIALDGAILALPEADWTALLEDERLQPVRFTLSERRRLAAQQLPPEQETLATALAVDGYHAWGSLYDTVVGRIRIPVEEEGETKELSVGQVANRLQSPDRGVREALWPRYQEAWNQEADLCAAALNHLSGFRLNLYERRGWTSVLKEPLDANHMSEATLNAMWEAVERTKEPLLRYLKRKAELLGVDRLQWHDLSAPVGRVERRFTYDEAAAFVIEHFGRFSPELADFARNAFERRWIEAEDRPGKRPGGFCTSFPLSRQSRIFTTFSGTPDNVSTLAHELGHAYHQHVMDGLPPWAQRYPMALAETASTFAERIVTNAALRQASSPDERLALLDQKLQDAAAFFMNIHARFLFETRFYQARRGGPVSVPELNRIMEEAQREAFHDALGGYHPTFWASKLHFYLTGQPFYNFPYTFGYLFSTGVYGRAAQEGAAFAPRYVALLRDTGRMTVEELAHRHLDVDLTRPGFWGESARLAVADVEAFEEAQD, from the coding sequence ATGACGACCCCGCCGGCGGAATCCTCTTTGGAACACCACCTCAAGGGAGGAGCATGCCCGTTGCCCGCCTACCAGCCCACGTGGGACCTGGACGTCTTCTTTCCCGGAGGCAGCCGTTCTGAGGGTTTCGCCGCCTTCCTCGAGCGCCTGGCCGCGGACCTGGAGGACCTGGCCGGCCCTGTGGAGGCCCTGAGCCGTCCCGGCGGCGGTGGCGCGCAGGCCGGGGACCCCCGCTCAGAGGGAAGGGCCCATGGTTCGGACGCGGCCGCTGCCCGGCCCGCCGGCCGGGACGCGTGGGTTCAGGTGCTGGATGCGCTGCAGGACGCCGCCTCCCGCCTGCGCCAAGCCTTCGCCTTCGTGAGCTGCCTCACCGCACAGGACGTGCATGACGAGCCCGCCCGCCTCCTGCGGGGGCGCCTCACCCAGATGGACGCCACCTACGACCGGCTCCTCATCGCCCTCGACGGGGCGATCCTCGCGCTGCCCGAGGCCGATTGGACCGCGCTCCTGGAGGACGAGCGGCTGCAGCCGGTCCGCTTCACCCTGAGCGAGCGCCGTCGCCTGGCCGCCCAGCAGCTTCCGCCCGAGCAGGAGACCCTCGCGACCGCGCTGGCGGTGGACGGCTACCACGCCTGGGGCTCCCTCTACGACACGGTGGTGGGGCGCATCCGCATCCCCGTCGAGGAAGAGGGGGAGACCAAGGAGCTCTCGGTGGGCCAGGTGGCCAACCGCCTCCAGTCGCCGGACCGGGGGGTGCGCGAGGCGCTCTGGCCCCGCTACCAGGAGGCGTGGAACCAGGAGGCGGACCTTTGCGCCGCGGCCCTCAACCACCTTTCGGGCTTCCGGCTGAACCTGTACGAGCGACGGGGCTGGACGTCGGTGCTGAAGGAACCGCTCGACGCCAACCACATGTCCGAAGCGACCTTGAACGCCATGTGGGAAGCCGTGGAGCGGACCAAGGAGCCGCTCCTCCGCTACCTGAAGAGGAAGGCGGAGCTCCTGGGGGTGGACCGCCTGCAGTGGCACGACCTCTCGGCGCCCGTGGGCCGGGTGGAGCGGCGCTTCACCTACGACGAGGCGGCCGCCTTCGTGATCGAGCACTTCGGCCGCTTCAGCCCCGAGCTGGCCGACTTCGCCCGAAACGCCTTCGAGAGGCGCTGGATCGAGGCCGAGGACCGGCCCGGTAAGCGCCCCGGGGGCTTCTGCACCAGCTTCCCCCTGAGCCGCCAGTCCCGGATCTTCACCACCTTCTCGGGCACGCCCGACAACGTCTCCACCCTGGCCCACGAGCTGGGGCACGCCTACCACCAGCACGTCATGGACGGCCTGCCGCCTTGGGCCCAGCGCTACCCCATGGCCCTGGCCGAGACGGCTTCCACCTTCGCGGAGCGGATCGTCACCAACGCCGCCCTCCGCCAGGCCTCTTCCCCCGACGAGCGGCTCGCCCTCCTGGACCAGAAGCTCCAGGACGCCGCTGCCTTCTTCATGAACATCCACGCCCGCTTCCTCTTCGAGACCCGATTCTACCAGGCCCGGCGGGGCGGCCCCGTGAGCGTGCCCGAGCTGAACCGGATCATGGAGGAAGCCCAGCGGGAGGCCTTTCACGATGCCCTGGGCGGGTACCACCCCACGTTCTGGGCCTCCAAGCTCCACTTCTACCTGACGGGCCAGCCCTTCTACAACTTCCCCTACACCTTCGGGTACCTCTTCAGCACCGGGGTCTACGGGCGGGCCGCCCAGGAGGGCGCCGCCTTCGCGCCCCGCTACGTCGCCCTGCTCCGCGACACGGGCCGCATGACCGTGGAGGAGCTGGCCCACCGCCACCTGGACGTGGACCTCACCCGCCCCGGCTTCTGGGGGGAGTCCGCACGCCTGGCGGTGGCTGACGTGGAGGCGTTCGAGGAGGCTCAGGACTGA